The following coding sequences lie in one Manis javanica isolate MJ-LG chromosome X, MJ_LKY, whole genome shotgun sequence genomic window:
- the LOC108409598 gene encoding DDB1- and CUL4-associated factor 12-like protein 2: MDQQQTGSRKRKALALQEGASSSAAAADGGGPLPKQKRRAARSSLVHYLKDREVGAGGAGRAVFEGQLRAYAVQKLPELLRERELALGTLNKVFASQWLNARQVVCGTKCNTLCVVDVQSSQVTRIPLMRDRGPGLARAQPSCGIHAIELNPSKTLLATGGENPNSLAVYRLPTLDPMCLGDRHGHKDWIFAIAWMSDTVVVSGSRDGTVALWRMDPDVISGSVAWHNDAGFPVYAHIRPKDVESIPRANTNPSSRKVRALAFSGKNQELGAVSLDGYFHLWKARSTLSRLLSIRLPYCRENVCLTYCDELSLYAVGSQSHVSFLDPRQRQHNIRPLCSREGGTGVRSLSFYEHIITVGTGHGSLLFYDVRAQKFLQEGFSASLDSSPGPARRKLKLTCGRGWLNHDNLLVNYFGDVEEFPNALYTHCYNWPEMKLFVGGGPLPSGLHGNYAGLWS; the protein is encoded by the coding sequence ATGGACCAGCAGCAAACAGGTAGCAGGAAGCGGAAAGCGCTCGCGCTCCAGGAGGGCGCCTCGAGCTCAGCGGCAGCGGCGGACGGAGGGGGGCCGCTGCCCAAGCAGAAGCGGCGGGCGGCGCGGAGCTCGCTGGTGCACTACCTGAAGGACCGCGAGGTGGGCGCTGGCGGCGCGGGGCGCGCGGTCTTCGAGGGCCAGCTGCGCGCCTACGCGGTGCAGAAGCTGCCCGAGCTGCTGAGGGAGCGCGAGCTGGCCCTGGGCACCCTCAACAAGGTGTTCGCGTCGCAGTGGCTGAACGCCAGGCAGGTGGTGTGCGGCACCAAGTGCAACACGCTCTGCGTGGTGGACGTGCAGTCAAGCCAGGTGACGCGCATCCCGCTAATGCGGGACCGGGGTCCGGGGCTGGCGCGCGCCCAGCCGAGTTGCGGTATACACGCCATCGAGCTGAACCCTTCCAAGACACTTCTGGCCACCGGGGGCGAGAACCCCAACAGCCTGGCTGTCTACCGGCTGCCCACCCTGGACCCCATGTGCCTGGGCGACCGCCACGGCCACAAGGACTGGATCTTCGCCATCGCCTGGATGAGCGACACAGTGGTCGTGAGCGGTTCCCGCGACGGCACTGTGGCGCTGTGGCGGATGGACCCCGACGTGATCAGTGGCAGCGTCGCCTGGCACAACGACGCGGGGTTCCCGGTATACGCCCACATCCGTCCGAAGGACGTGGAGTCCATCCCCAGGGCCAACACCAACCCTAGTAGCCGCAAGGTGCGGGCCCTGGCCTTCAGCGGCAAGAACCAGGAGCTGGGAGCGGTGTCCCTGGACGGCTACTTCCACCTGTGGAAAGCCCGGAGCACCCTCTCCAGGCTGCTGTCCATCAGGCTGCCCTACTGCCGGGAGAACGTGTGCCTGACTTACTGCGATGAGTTGTCGCTCTACGCGGTGGGCTCCCAGTCTCACGTCTCCTTCCTGGATCCGCGCCAGCGCCAGCATAACATCCGGCCCCTGTGCTCGCGAGAGGGCGGCACAGGTGTGCGCTCGCTGAGCTTCTATGAGCACATCATCACCGTGGGCACGGGCCATGGCTCCCTGCTCTTCTATGACGTCCGCGCCCAGAAGTTTCTGCAGGAGGGGTTCTCGGCCAGCCTGGACTCCTCTCCCGGGCCCGCCCGGAGGAAGCTCAAGCTCACCTGTGGCAGAGGTTGGCTCAACCACGATAACCTGTTGGTGAACTACTTCGGTGACGTTGAAGAGTTCCCCAACGCGCTCTACACCCACTGCTACAACTGGCCTGAGATGAAGCTCTTCGTGGGTGGGGGGCCTCTGCCCTCCGGCCTCCACGGGAACTATGCAGGCCTCTGGAGCTGA